Part of the Clostridium sporogenes genome, AGCTTTAATTATTTCTATATTTATATCTATTTTATGCCCTAGTATAGGTATATATTTAGTACTTAGAAGATATTCAATGATTGGAGATACTTTAGCTCACAGTTCTTTGGCTGGTATAGCTATAGGATTATCCTTAGGCCAGAACCCTATACTAAGCGCCTTTATATTTACTTCTATAGCAGGAGTTTTTATAGAATTTTTAAGAGATTATTATAAAAGATATGCAGAACTAATCTTATCTATAGTTCTTTCTTTAAGTGTAGGTATTGCTATAACCTTAGTAAGCTCTGGGAAAGCTTCAGGTAATATAAATTCCTTCCTATTTGGAAGTATTCTTACAGTGTCAAAAGGCGAGCTTTTAACTGTATTTATATTAAGCATAATATCTTGTCTTACCTTAATTTTATTACATAGTGAACTTTTATATATAGCTTTTGATGAAGAAGGAGCTAAAATAGCTAATGTAAGAGTAAAACTTATAAATTATATTTTTTCTATTTTAGTGGCAGCTACCATATCCGTATCTATCAGAATTGTTGGAGTTTTAGTTTTAAGCTCTTTAATAGCTCTACCTGTAGCCACTGCTCTACAGTTTAAAAAAGGATTTAAAAACACCCTATTTTTGTCTATATTAATAAGTATATTTGATGTAATATCCGCTTTATTTTTATCCTATTATTTAGATTGTGCTCCTGGAGGAATAACAGCACTTATTTCCGTTTTCATTTTACTTATAGTTATGGTATTTAAAAAAAATAAATAAAATTACTTTTTTAATTGTTGACATATAAAACTAAATGGTATAAAATATTAATAAATAATAATTATTAAATAATATTATATATATCACTCTTGTATCCTCCCCCAAAAGATACAAGACAATTAAAAATTTTACAATTTTAAGATCCCCTTTACAAAAAAAGTAACACTTATAATTTTATAAGTGTTACTTTTTTACAAATTGATAAATACCTATTTTAAAAAGCTTTACTTCTCTATAACTTTAAATATTCTTATACAAATACTATCTATAATAAAGAATTATTAAATCTATTCTTCTAAAAGAATCTTCTCTAAATTAAACTGTTTATCTTTTACAACTTTCCATTTAAATTTAATTTTCTTTAAAGTGGCCTTTCCCCTTAATTTTTCTTCCCTATGTCTTCTATCTAAAGAACAAAATATATTTAAGCGAACATTATAAGTATAGGTAGTTGTTCCATCCTTATTTTTATGATAATTTTCTATATCTATATTATTAACCCTTACATGATAATTATTTCTATTAACTATAAGTGATAGTACTAAGGGAATCTGATCTCTCCATAAACTATTATAAGCATTTTCTGTCATTACATCTTCAAAAATATTTTCTGTATACACCTGTTGTAAAGTCATATTTCTATTAGTTTTGCTTTTTGGTTTAACGGTATATAATAAATTTATATACTCCTTAAATACCTTCTCTGATTCCTTTCTATCATCCATAATCACAGAGGTACAAGAAGATGCTACTATTATACTTACTAATACCAAAACTATCAGCAGCCTTATACCTTTAGTCATACAAATTCCTCCCAAATACTTATAAAACAAATAATCCAATTTATCAAATTAAATACCAAATAATATTAAATTCTTATTTGGATATTTTTAATTATTGTAATGATTAATATCTATAATATACAAATCTCTTATATATTGTATACTGTTTTTGTTAGTATATTATATATAAAATTTTAATTTACAGTAAACATTATATTAAAATAAGAGTTGAATATAAATCCATTAAAATTTATATTCAACTCTTTAAAATATGACTACTTAACACTAGATATTCACTTTTTATTTAACAATATTATTTAACATATTATGGGGTTTCATCATCTATACTTTGATTACATTTCAAACAAAGCATTACTATTCTTACTCTTATTCTTATTCAAAGGAGGTTCTAACAAAATTTAGATTTTATATTCTAAATTTTATATTAAGTAGTCATATTATTAGCATAATAATTTATTAATAAATAGTATTTACCCTTTTGGAAGGATGATTTATAGGAACTGAAGATAAAAGCTTTTCTGTATAATCTTTTTTATATGAATATAGCCCTAACTTTTTATTTTCTATAGTTTCTATTATTCTTCCAGATTCCATTACAATAATCTTGTCACAAAGATAATCTACAGCACTTATATCATGTGATATAAACAATATAGCTGTGTTACTTTTTTCTCTAAGCTCTTTTACCATAGACATTATTGATGCTTGTGTACATACATCTAAGCTGGATATTATTTCGTCACAAATTAAAAGCTTAGGTTCTAAAAGCAAAGCTCTACATATGTTTATTCTTTGTCTTTCCCCTCCACTTATAGATGAAGGATATTTTTCTAATATAGCCTTATCTAATTTAGCAAATCCTATGATACTTTCTATTTTATTTGTTTTTTCTTCTTTAGATAACTCAGTAAAATAGTTATCTAAAGGTTCCATAAGGGAATCTATTACTCTAATATTAGGATTTAAAGAACAATATGTATCTTGAAATATTATCTGACACTGTTTTCTAAAATTTTTTAGCTCTTTCCCCTTAAAACTCCATATATTCTTCCCTTTGTATTTTATTGAACCTTCTGTAGTATTTTCCAGTCTTAAAATAAGCCTTCCCAACGTACTTTTACCACAGCCTGATTCTCCTACAAGTCCTATAGCTTCTCCCTCTTTTAATTTAAAGGATACATTATCTATAGCTTTAAAATCTAATTTATTCTTTGTAAATAAACTTAATTTAGGATTATAACTTTTTACTACATTTTTAACTTCTAACATACATAAGTTACCTCTCTTTTAAAGGTAGCATTTAATAAAGTTTTAGTATAGTTTTCTTGAGGATTATCAAATATATTATATACATTTCCCTTTTCTATAATATTTCCATTTTGCATAATTACTACATTATCTGCAATTTCTGCTACTACTCCAAAATCATGAGTTATCATTAATATAGTAGTATTTAATTTTTCTTTTATCATTTTTAATTGATTTAATATATCTTTTTGAGATGTTAAATCTAAGGCAGTAGTTGGTTCATCTGCTATTATTATATCCGGTTCCATAAGTATAGCCGACGCAATCATCATTCTTTGAATCATACCTCCACTTAATTGAAAAGGATATTGTTTTAATATAATTTCAGGATTTTTTAAATTAATATTTTTCATTATATTTATGAGTTTATTTTTAAAACTTTCCTTATCTATACTATAATGACTACATATCATATCATATATTTGTATTTCCATAATTACAGAGGGATTAAAACAATTTATAGAATTCTGAAATATAGAAAAAATTTTCTTTCCTCTAAAATCTCTTAGTTTCTCTTTAGAGAAGTTAAAAATATTTTCTCCCATAAAAAGTATTTCTCCCTTTGTAACTCTAACTCCTTCTGGAAGCATTCCTATTATAGACATGGCTGTCATAGTTTTCCCACTTCCACTTTCTCCTACTATACAAGTAATTTTTCCTTTTTCTACTTTAAAATCAGTATTCCTAACTAAAATCTTTTTATTTTTTTCTTCTTCTATCCTAAGGCCTTTGACTTCTAAAATGTTCAAACTATTCCCTCCTAAAAGGTTAAATGAATGATCGAAAAAAAGCTTTTAACCTGTAAAACTTGTTTAATGACTATATATTTATAAAATTAAATTTCTCCCTAATAAGCCGCTAATTTTTTCTTAATACCTTCTCCTATAAAGTTTATACTAAGCATAGATATTACTGTAAATATACCTGGATAAAAGGCTATCCACCAAGCCCCTGATAGTATATCATTTTGAGCACAGTTTAGCATGCTACCCCAAGAAGGCATTCCCTGAGGTACTCCTATACCTAAAAAACTCATAGAAACTTCCGTGAAAACAGCCTGTGCACAATTTAAAACAGATATAACCAATATAGCTGGCAAACTATTTCTCAAAAGATGATTTATCATAATTTTATAGGTTGGAGTTCCAAGCACTCTAGCTGCCTTAACATAATTTTTATTTTTTATACTCATTACTTGAGATCTTACTATTCTTGCAGTTTGAAGCCATCCTGTAAGTCCCATTATTATAATCATGCTTGTTATACCACCTCTTATAATGGATTGAAGAGCAAGCATTATCACTAATGTAGGAATGGCTAAAAATGTATCTAACATTCTCATCATCACACTGTCTACTTTTCCACCAAAATATCCACTTATAACTCCATATAAGGTTCCTATAGTAGTAGATATTAATACAGATAATAGAGCCACACTTAAAGAGACCCTTCCACCATACAATACTCTTGAAAAAACATCTCTTCCCATACTATCCGTACCCATTATATGTATTTTATTAGGCTTAATAAGTACTTTTGTAAGTTCTACCTCATAAGGATTAAACTTAGTTATTAGGGATGCAAAAACAGAACTTAATATTATTATTGAAAAAACTATAATCCATATTTTATAATATTTTTTCTTCATATTTGCACCTACTTTCTAAGATGTGGATTAACTATTATTTCTATTATATCTGTAACTATCATACATAAAACAACTAAAACTCCAGTTATAAATATAGCTCCCATAAGCAATGGATAATCTCTTGAGTTGGCAGCTTTAACTGTAAGCATTCCAAGACCAGGCCAAGAAAACACCGTTTCTATCATTACAGAGCCACTAAAAAAAGTAGGAATAGTTATGCCTAAATAATTTATAAAAGGCACTACTGCATTTTTAGTTATCCCTTTTCTTATTTTCTTTTCTAAAACTCCATTTGCTCTAGCTACCATAACATAATAACTTTTATCCTCTTCTTTTACTTTTTCTTGTATAAATCTTGAATAGGCACCTACATGAGTAATTACTATAACTGCTATAGGTAGTATGGCATGTTTTAGTACATCTAAAACACTTCCTTCCCCACCTATGCTCATATTTCCTGAGGAAGGCAACCAACCTGTATAAACAGAAAATACTAATATAAAAATAAGAGCTAACCAAAAAGGTGGGATAGAATAAAATATTATACTTAAAGTACTAAGAAGTTTATCCCATATAGATCCTTCATTAAATCCTGCTTTTAATCCTAAAATCATTGAAATTAAGCTTATCAAAAGTATAGAATTTATAAAAAGCACCATAGTATTTGGAATTTTTTCCTTCAATATTTCTAGCACTGATCTTCCTTCTATGTAAGATATGCCCATGTCTCCTTTTATCATTTGACCGGACCATTTTATGTATCTCTCCATTACTGGTCTATCTAACCCATAATTTTTTACTATTCTAGATCTTTCTGAGTTGGTTAATCTATCGGCTTTTCCCCCATAAATAGCTACCGCCGGATCTCCCGGCGCAGCATTTATGATAAGAAAGGATATTATACTTAGAAAAAATACAATCAATATACCCTGCCCTAATCTTTTTAGTATATATCTTGAGGTCATTGAACCTTCCACTCCTCTGCATTCCATATGAATCCAGCTCCGTGGTGTCCTAATATCTTTTCTTTTATTCCTGTAACCTTTTTGTTTACAGCATATATAGCGTTTACATAGATTTCAAAATTATATGGTGGGTCATTAGCTAATTCTTCTTGAAGTTTACCATATATTTCTTTTCTCTTTCCTTCATCTTCTGTAGTTCTTCCCTCTTCTAATAATTTATCTACTTTAGGATTTGAATAAGCTCCAAAATTGTTACCATTCTTTATTTGACTTGAATGGAATAATTTATATGTATGATCATCTGCATCATATGGGCTTCCCCATCCTAATACAAAGGCTTCACATTCATCTATTTTTATAGCATTCCAATCTAGTGCTGCAACTTTAACAGTAACTCCTATTTTTTTGAATTGAGAAGCTAAGTAATTAGCTATTTTCACTCTGACTTCGTCAGTACTTGGTGCAGTTAAAGTAAATTCAAATTTCTTTCCATCCTTTTCTCTTATACCATCTTTTCCTTTTTTCCAACCTGCTTTATCCAACAATTCATTAGCTTTTTCTAAATCATAAGTATATTTTTCTACGTTAGCATTATTAAATTTATTCTTCTGAAGTGGAGAATAAGCTTCTACTCCAAAACCTTTTACTATTCCATCCACCATACCTTTTCTATCTACTGCATAGTTGAAAGCTTTACGAACATTAACATCTTTCCACAATTCTTTTCTCATGTTAAACATAAAACATCTATAATCCGCTGTATTTTCATTATAGACTTTTATTTTTTCTAATTTTTCTAGTTTACCTACTTGACTTGGTTCTACATAAGCTAAATCAATTTCCCCTGTTTCAAGCTGCATAGCACGTACATTATAATCTGGTATAAATTTAAATATGAACTTTTCTACATTTCCTGTTTTGTCTTTATCATAATAGTCTTCAAATTTTGATAATGTTATATTATTACCTTTTTCCCATTTTACAAATTTAAATGGCCCTGCTCCTATTGGTTTTTGATTAAATTCTGCATTATTTAAATCTTTTCCTTCTAGGGCATGTTTCGGAACTATTCCAATTGTTAACTTGTCTAAAAGTGCTGGAAAGGACTTTGCTAATGTAACCTTAACATTATAATCACCTTCAGCTTTTATGTCTTTTACTTCTTCAAATTCTGGTTTCATCTCTGTATTAACCTTAGGATCTTGTATTGACTTTATTGTAAATACAACATCTTCAGCTTTAAGCTCTTTTCCATCATGGAATTTTACACCTTTTTTAATTTTAAAATCGTAGGTCAATCCATCTGTAGATTTCTTATAAGATTCTGCAATATCACATTGTGGCTTATTATCCTTATCAAATCTCATAAGACCTCTAAAAATTAAATCGTTAGCATAGGCTGGCGCTAATACAGGATTTAATTTTTCATCTTCAAATTCTGCACCATAAACTACTGTCTTGCCTTTTTTATCATCTTTTTCTGATTGTTCTTTTTTACTTGAGCAGCCAGTAAATATTATTGGCAATGTAAATAAGGCAATTAACAACATAGCCGTAGCTTTTTTAATTGATTTCATTTTTTTCATGCTGCCTTCCTTCCTCCTAAAATTAATATATTTTATGCACATATATATTAATAAGCAAAATTCATGCCAATGTGTAAAGTATCAAATTCTGTTAAATTTTAAGCCTTTGTGTCATTTTGAGAAAGAATATTGTATCATTTTGATAATTTATTCACATTTTCTCATATTGAGAAAATTAAAATTATTATAACTAATATATAAAATATAGAATTATAGCCTTAATATTTATCCAAATAAAAATATAGATGACCCTTCTTGAAAGGCCATCTATATTTTATCCGATGACTACCCGCTCTAATACTCCCATCTTCTTCAAAGTGGGAGTAAAGAGCGGTCACGTCCCTGGATAACGATTTCTAAGCTTTAGTGGGAGTAAAAACTCCCTCTGAAGCCAAGAACTCTGTTTATTAAATTTTAAATTTTGTAACAGAACTTATTAATTTCTGTGAACTCTTTTTCAATGAATCTGTAGATTTAACAATATCTTCACTAGCTATTACAATTTTTTCATTATTTTGAGCTATATTAGTGGTATCTTTGGCTCCCTCATTAGCAGCACCTGCTACATTATTAATTACTTCTACTATGTTTTTTATAGAAGCTAGTAATTCTTCTGATGTAGCACTTAAATCATTAGATATATCATTATAATAGGTAGCATCCTTGCTATAAGAATCAAAAACTTCTACTGTATCTTGGTGAGCTTTTACTATATAACTATCTATAAAGTTTAATGCATTACTTGAATTTTTTTTAAGCTCCTCTACAGCTTTCAATACTTCCTTTGTAGTATCTTGTATTCTCACTACAGTTTGACTTGATTGTTCTGCTAATTTCCTTATTTCTTCAGCCACTACTGCAAACCCTTTACCAGATTCTCCTGCTCTTGCAGCTTCAATAGCTGCATTTAAAGCTAATAAATTTGTTTGAGAAGTTATTTCAAGTATAGCTTCAGATAATATATTTATTTCTTCTATGGTTTTAGACTTTTCTATAGCATCTTTGGTGGCACTATCTATATTAGTTTTAACTTTATTTGCATTTTTTTGAGATTCTATAGCATTAAATTTTAGTTCTTCCACTTTAGTTAATATTTTGCCTGCACTACTTGCACCCTCTTCTGCTTTTAAGGCTATATCCTCTACGGCCTTTTCTATTTCCTCTGAAGTTGCACTCATTTCCTCTGCTGAAGCTCCTGTCTCCTCCATACTAGCAGATAATTCTTCTGTGGCTGTTGAACTTTCTTGTATTCTCTTATCTAAACCATTAATGTTTTCATCTATGTTATCAACTACATTACTTGAATTAGTCATCTCATTTAAAACATCATTTATTATATTTCTTATAGATTCATACATTGTGCTAACTGCATTAGTTAATTGTCCAACTTCATCTTTCCTCTTTAAAAGCTTATCTGAAACCTTTTCCGTAAAATCTCCTGTAGACAATTTATCTAAGTATTCTACTGATTCCTTTAATGGATTAATTATGGATTTAGAAATTATATTAGTAATAACTAGAGCTATAATTATACTTAAAATTAAAATTATTGTTATAAATCTATTTGAAAAAGCATTAGCTCTATCATTCTCAATCTTAAATTTTTCTGCTTCTTTAACATTAAAATCTGATAATTCTATAAGAGCTGTCTGATAATTTTCATTTACCTCATTTAATTCACTAAATTTTTTAGCGGCTAAATCCATTTTTCCTTCACTGGCTACTTTAAATACTTCTTCTCTTTTTTGTCTAAACTCATTTAAACTTTTTTCCATATAATCTAAAAGTTCTTTTTCCTTTTCACTGTTGAGACCTATTCTTTTAAATTCTTCAATATCTTTATTAAATTTTTCCACTCTACTTTCAATATCTTTTTTTAATTTTTCCTGAGCTTTTACATCCTTAGATAAGATGACTATTCTAGCAACATCTGCTTCTGCCCCTCTTGCTTGAGCTCTTGCATCATTTAATACTTTTACACTAATAAGATTATCTTCATATAGTTTTTTAATAGCTTTATTAGATTTAGCATTAAAATAATATCCTGTTACCCCTACAATTATTGTAAAAATCAACATAATTGAACTCATGAAAAGTATTTTGTTTTTTACTTTTAAATTTTCCATAACCCGTCCTCCTAAAGTTCTTATTATTTATTGATAAAATTAAAGATTGTTTATTATAGCATCATTTACTCTATTAATTATTACCAAATAATAATTATCCAGTTATTATATTTAAATATTACCATGTTTTTTTCTAAACTGCAATAAATCTATGAAAAAAAATAACATTTAATCTGCTTTAGATTAAATGCTACTTTAATACTTATTCCTTTATAACTTTATTTAAGAATTCTCCTGTTATTTTATGCTTAGGTGTTGTAAAAATCTGCTGTGGTGATGCTTCTTCTATTTTTTTATATTTAAGAATTTAAGTAATCAATAACTAATTGTGACAATACTGCTGATGCTTTATATATAATATCCTCATCAATATCAAAATTACAGTTATGAAGCGGTTTATTTATATTTTTTTCATTATTTAAAGTACCAACATACATAAATACTCCCGGAACTTTATTTAGAAAATAAGAAAAATCATCTCCTGTCATAGATCCATGCTTTAATATTTCCACATTGCTTTCTCCTAAAACTTTAACTACTGCCTCTCTAGCTAAATATACAAATTCTTCACTATTTATTAATGGATATACACCTTCTGTAGCATCAAATCTATACTTTGCCCCTTGTATTAGCACAATTCCTTTTAAAATATTATCTATTAATCTTATTATTTCTTTCATTTTCTCCTTACTTAGAGTTCTTATAGTACCCTCCATTTCGACTTTATCTGGTATTATATTATAAGAACCCTGTGCCTTAAAAATTCCAATACTAATAACTACAGAATCATAAGGATCTACTTTTCTACTTACAATTTGTTGAATAGCCATATATACCTCATTGGCTATTGCAATAGGATCTAAAGTATCTTGTGGGGACGCTCCATGCCCACCTTTCCCTATTATTTCTATTCTAAATTTATTTGCACAGGCCATAGCACATCCATTTACTATAGCAATTTTTCCTGATTGTACGTCTGGCCATACATGGCCTGCAATGGCTACATCTACTTTAGGATTCTCTAAAATACCATATTTCAGCATTTCTTTAGCTCCCCATTGATTTTCTTCTCCAGGCTGAAATATAAATTTTACATTGCCTTTTATTTTATCCTTTAGTTTATTTAATATTATTGCAGCACCCAAAGTCCAGGCTATATGTGCATCATGGCCACAAGCATGCATTACTCCTTTATTTAAGGATTTATATTCTAAATTGTTATTTTCTTCAATAGGTAATGCATCTATATCACCTCTTACCAATATAGTTTTCCCTTCTTTTCTACCTTTAATTAAAGCTACAACAGCGGTTCTATGAAAATCCTCAATATAATTTATATTATGTTCTTTAAGTTTTTCTTTTATAAATTCACTGGTTTTAAATTCTTTGAAGGATAATTCTGGGTATTTATGCATATATCTTCTTACATGTATTAACTCTTCTTTAATATTATTTGCAATTTCAAGTATTTCCTCTGTTAACATAATAAGTTCTCCTTATTTATAAATCACTAAAATTTTTATGTTATATTAATATCGGTTTAATATATAAAAAATTAATATAATCTCAAATATTAGATAATGTTACAATTCTTTATCAAAACGCTGCTACAAATAGTGAAGAAATTATTTAAGCTAAAAAGACACTCCTCTTCTACTCAAAACTTAAGTTCTACTTCATAAACAACTAGTAACATGGTTATGGATTTAACAACCCCTATAGAAAAATTTAACATATAGAACATTCAATTACTTTTTTCATTATAAATTTACTAATTAGTATAAATTTATTTATACTATGAAATACTAAATAATGAATTATAAAAGTTGGAGGTATTATGAATGACTGTTATTAGTAAACTTAATCAAACAATGGAGATGTTAAAGAGCACGGAATCTAATTGTAGAACTTTTTCTATGGATACAGATGATCCTAATGCAAAACAAATGTTTAATCAAATGGCTGAAAATATGAAAATGTGTGAAGGCATGCTTCAAAGCAGAATTAATTTTGTTATGAGCGAAGAACCTCAATATCAACCTGAACAGCAACAACAACAAATACAGCAAGAAATTCAAATGCAACAACAGCAACAAGATCAACAACAATAATACACACTTATAAAAAATAGCAACCAAAGTTTTATAAATAAAACACTATCAAATACATTTTTTATAAATTTGATAGTGTTTTATTTTATTTACATTAAATAATAATTACACATAAGTAAAATTATAATACAGTTTATAATTTAAATATACGTGAGGAAACTATATTTCAAAAGTTACATGTTTATTTAATATATCTTCTATAATCTGCTTATTTTCATAATCTGAATAAACCGTAAGCATATAAAAGGATGAATCTACTTTTTTTATAGGCCTAAAAAGTAAAACTATAGCTGTAAAACTTCCACATATTACAGATACAATAAGTGAAATTATTAAGGTTGAAACCATCATTCCCCCCGCTGAAATAGGATTTAGTAGAGGAAAAGCTAAAAATCCAATTCCCTGTAACATACCTAAAATTATTCCTATTAATGCTCCATATATAAACCCTTTTAAAACTTTTCTTCCCTCTATTTTAAATAAAAAGCACATTTCATATATTTCCTCTATATAATTATCTGTAAGTTTCTTGCTATTAAGATTAGGAATACCTCCATTATTCAAATCATCAATAGCTTGCTGCAAATCACTTTTATTTTTAAAAAATCTTGTAACCTTATAAGTAAATCTAGGTAAGTTTTCAAGTCTTTGTTTCATTTGCTGTTGCATCTGTTCTTGAAATTCAGTATCCGTTGACGGCATTATCTATTACTCCTTTCACTTTCTAAAAGACTATCAATTTTATCTTGATTCATATCACTAATATAATCACTATTTCCTATTATCCATCCATGATTATTATTAATTTCCTGTGAAGAGATGTAACTTGGTTTTACATTATATAGATAATCTTTCAATTTTTCTGGTATAGAATTTTTATATACTAGAAGCATGGGACCCTGCTTTGCCTTATGTGATAAAATGGATGAAGCTACTGCTACCTGCCAATTATCAGGATTTACAAATATAAAATTATGCCCTGGTTGTGTAATTCCCCAACCAAAATCTCTACTTTTTTTACTAAACCAGCATGAAAAATTTTTACCTACATCCTTATAGGTTGCAAAAGATACTGCTTGATTATATATATTCTCTCCACCAGGGATCCTCTCTACATGACCGTATTTGGCAAGTTCCCTTTTAACCTCATTGGATATATGAAATTTATCTCCTAATATATAAATATAGGATCCTCCATATCTAGCTTTAAGAGCGTTTTTAACGGATTCTGGAACTTTATTTTTTTCTACAAAAAAGAATCCATCTCCACTATGAGCATTCCAAGAAGCTTGTGTTAGAGAATATTCAGGTTTTTCTATAGGCGCTATTATCACTACATCCTTATGATTTCCATGAAATGCAGCCAAATAATTGTCAACATTAAGACTTAAGTCG contains:
- a CDS encoding cell wall-binding repeat-containing protein — protein: MITNENLNKIYKIVLTIIFVISFFLICLLFFYKPNYYKNKININNKSTIKNENKYQRVTANTVRIEGKDLYETCTSISQIAYPATSKEDRPNAVILVRSDKIEDAMLAARVSHDPINAPILFTKKNSIPESTLKEIERLNPEGLFVDSNVKVILIGDMGKDIENTLNKKNLKYRHIKGKDIYDLSLNVDNYLAAFHGNHKDVVIIAPIEKPEYSLTQASWNAHSGDGFFFVEKNKVPESVKNALKARYGGSYIYILGDKFHISNEVKRELAKYGHVERIPGGENIYNQAVSFATYKDVGKNFSCWFSKKSRDFGWGITQPGHNFIFVNPDNWQVAVASSILSHKAKQGPMLLVYKNSIPEKLKDYLYNVKPSYISSQEINNNHGWIIGNSDYISDMNQDKIDSLLESERSNR
- a CDS encoding magnesium transporter; translation: MPSTDTEFQEQMQQQMKQRLENLPRFTYKVTRFFKNKSDLQQAIDDLNNGGIPNLNSKKLTDNYIEEIYEMCFLFKIEGRKVLKGFIYGALIGIILGMLQGIGFLAFPLLNPISAGGMMVSTLIISLIVSVICGSFTAIVLLFRPIKKVDSSFYMLTVYSDYENKQIIEDILNKHVTFEI
- a CDS encoding DUF1657 domain-containing protein, which produces MTVISKLNQTMEMLKSTESNCRTFSMDTDDPNAKQMFNQMAENMKMCEGMLQSRINFVMSEEPQYQPEQQQQQIQQEIQMQQQQQDQQQ